gcaaataaaaatttttttttttcatatttcagGCCATTGGATGAAGCAAAAAAAGTAAAGGACAAATTTGATGATATATTCAACACCACAAGGTAGATGTAGTTAGAGAGATTTATTTATGAAAATGTATGAAGCAGTTTTACTTCCTGGATATACTAACCGAGAGTTCATGTCATTTAAGTTATATTTGTTTGATGTACTGTTATTATATAGTCACCCACAGCATTTAAAATCCTTATTTGTGCAGGTATGTCAAATGCCAGGATGAAATAAGGAAACAGATAATTGAAGTCAAAGCTAGTAATGATAAAAGAATAATGGTAATTCATGCATTTTCAAATTGATAACACGTTGGTTTCTTCCATAGAAATGAAGGATATTGAAAAAATGGTTGATCGTTATAAAATGCAAAAAGACCAAGCAGAAGAATTTCAGAATGATCAACGCCGCCAAACTGAGCGCAAAGCAAACTTAGAAGCTGAGATGCAACAATTACAGCAGAACAAAGCTGAGCTTGAAGCCAAGTTGAAGCAGTTGAAGGACCAGTATAAGGAAGCTGAAAGGATGAAGGGGGAaattcagaaaaagaaaactcgtATGGAAGAGTTGGAACGTAATCGGCATGACTTGGAATCCGATATTACGCGAGTTATTGCAGCCAGTGTTGAAGAATTGGAACTCGAAATTCGACGTTTCCAGATGACCAAGGTCTGGGATTCGAAAATGTCTACGGAATTAATTCTATTATAAATCTAGCTGTATTCTTGTGTAGGGTGATCGCGAAAAAGAACTCAATATTCTTCATAGAGAGCTGCAGCAGGTGGATCAAGAAGGAAAAGCAAATGCTGCAGCGCAACAAGAGCAGCTAGTGCAATTGGGCAAGCTGCAATCCGAAGAAGAGCAGCATAACAGTCGTATTAAGCAACGTGACACTCTTCTCATTAACTTGGCTCATCGTTACAAATGGGACAAAGACAGTGCTCCATTCCCGTCGAATGAACCGCTTAGTATGAATATTTTTGAGGTTTTTAAATACTGTTGATCATTACTTTAGGATGTACATTATATAGACACCGTTCAAGTTTCTCGTTATAAAAGTCTTCTGAAGCAAACTGTTGAgcaagaaaagcaaaaagaatcCGTCTTGAAACAGGAGTTGGACGTTGAAGAAAGGAACCTTCTCAATTCTCTAAACAAATTGCGGGAAGGATGCGTTCGTCTTGAACAAGATATTAAAACGAAAGAAAGTTCACTAAGTTCTTTTCAAAGGTAAAAGCGTAAAAAATAGCAGGACATGGCAAGTTGCCATACGTTGGGTAAACGAGCTAATCATTTGCAAACCGTACGTACATATGTTGCAGAGAAGTGTCTGAGATAGAAGCAAAATTGGGTGCCATGGAAGAGAATAGTCGTCAAGTGAATCTACTGGAACGTCAACAAGTGGATGCACAGGCTTTAGTTGACCGTGCAAAAAGAGAGTTAAACGAAGCCGAACTGATTCGTGACATTGACAGAGCCAAGTTTGCTAACCTACAAGAGAAAGTTAAGTATTGAAATTAATAATGTTTACTGTTGGAATATAGATCCGAAAAAATGATACAAGAAGCTGAACTAGACCATTTACGGTCGCAGCTGAAAAAAGTCATGAGCCAAAGAGATATTCGTGTTAAACTGGATATGCATCAAAAAGATCTGTCTGGTAAAAAGACTCAGGAGCGTCGACTGATGGTACGCCAGAcaataataatattttgaaGATCACCTTGAATTTGAACTTTCCTTTGTACTTGTAGTCTCGAGAGACGGTAGAAGACGCCATCAAGATTCTCGTTGGCGATAATGGAAATAAGGACAATCTCCTTTCGTACTATAATGGTCGTCTGAATTCCATAACTACTTCACTTTCAAAAAAACAGCAGAGTTTGACTAAACTGGGTCAAGAAGGGGCAACCTGCCAAGCCAACTTGAAAAATTTTCGCAATCAGTTGGAAGCCAAACAAAATGAGTTGGCCGGTATGCACGTTATTATAAACCGCGATGCATATAGTTGTATATGGataatttattcttttttttttttttttgtatttcctttcctttttcgtaGCCTACcaacaaaaactaaaggacGCCGGGAGTTCTGGCGCTGCCGAGCTGGAAAGTGATATTTCTCGATTAGCTCTAGAAATCCAAGACCTTGACGACCAGCGTGGATTAGTTCACGGCTCTGAAAAGATGTACCATCACTTTATTGATAAAATGGAAAAGCAACGGGCTCACTCAGATTGTCCTCTTTGCCATCGTGAATTTGACGATTCAGATGAAGCTCAAATGCTGAAAGACGAAATGAAAAACCGAGTGGAAGCTATGCCTGCTAAGGTACTTATTACAAGAGACGATcaatagaataaaataaaatactgaaatattttcaaagaaagCGGATTTAGATCGCAAAATtgtcgagaaaaaaaataaacatggGCAGCTATTACAGTTACGTCCGGTTGCCCAATCTGTTGCCAAACTAACGGAAGTAGAAATCCCTCGGCTTCAAACTGGATTGCAAGATCTCGAAAGTCGCTCCAACACAATTCAAGCCGAATTGAGAGATTTGGAAGAGTCTATTGAATTcctaaaaaatgaagaagataTTGGGAAAAAAGCTCATCCTGATATTATCCAGCTTGACGCACTgaaagtttgtttttcaaatatcTTCACTTGCACGCTGGAGGCGTAGTATAAATGGCTTTCTTTTTGTGTACCCCTTTTTATCGTAGAATGACATTAAGAAGTTGCAGTCTCAAGTTGACAGTATCCAGGCTCAACTTGGTCTTTCTGGCAGTGAAGGTGATTTGACCGTCGAAGAAGTCCAGGAACAGGTAGAAAAGGCCGAAGCGACATACCGATCAACAACGCAAAGTATCGAATCGATGAACGAACGTTACAACGAGCATCAAAGCAAATTAACGCAGCTGCAGAAAAATGTGAATGGCCTCATGGAGCGCAAACTTCAGCTTGAACAATAATTTGCAACAAAGAGGCAATTTGCTGGAGCGCAAAGGTACTTTAGAGACAGATATCGAGCAGGCTCTTTTCGATATCGAAgaatggaaacaaaaattagaGCCAATGGTGGCGAAACAATTGGCGGCCCAAGCTGCGCATTCTGACGCTCAGAAAAGACGaagtgcgctaacagaacaaGCAAGGAGCAAGGTGGAAATATTATTAGATTGTTCATCAAAGTCGATTTGACTATACTTGATTTTTCACAGATTGAAGAATTGTTAAATCAGCTTCGTGGTTTAGCCAGTTTGGacaaagaaatcgaaaagTGGGGTGCTGACGGCAAAGTTGCTCAACTGAGACACAGCCAGCAAGAGGTGGACCGGTTGAAAACGGAAAAATTGGCGCTTgaacaacgaaaaaaagaaattcaagaaaaaatcaagaaattaGAATTGGCTCTAAGTAACTGCGAAAATGAAGAGAGAAACTTGCGAAACAATCTCAAGTTAATTGTCAATACCACCGATAGGGAGGTTGTTAAGCAAGAACTTGaagatttcaattctaaattagAGACTTTCAAATTACCACAACTGATCAAAGAAATTCAAAGACTTGAAGGGCAACTAGAAAGTTGCAAGATCAAAGTAAgtctatttttttctcctaCCTTCTCGCTTTATTCTGTAAACGCGTTTGATCCTTTTTAGTTAGGCGAACTAGGTGGAACATTTCAAGAAATTCAGAAAAGCATCCGTGAGCTTGAAGTGAAATTGCAACGAGAAGAGTTTGCTACGGCGGAGGAGCGGTATTTGGACCAGGTCAAAGATTATGAAGTGCACCAGGCCATCAGTGAGGATCTAGGGAACTTTTATAATGCGCTCGAGTCTGCCCTCATGAAATTTCATAAGGAGAGGATGAGCGTCATTAATAGAATGGTTCGTGAAATGTGGCATTCTACTTACAAGGGCAAGGATATCGATTACGTCGAAATCCGTGCAGAAGAGTCGGCAGGAACGAGTATGTCACGTTTATGTCATTATTATTCAACTCAGTTTTACACTGTCGTTTTTTTCTGAAGGTGGCAATACGCGTCGCCAATATAATTACCGAGTTGTCATGGTAAAAAATGGGGTCGAAATGGACATGAGGGGAAGATGCAGTGCCGGACAAAAGGTagatctttctttcttttcttttttttttttttctgcaatcATGCCGGATATTACAACATCTTTTGCGTGTTTGCTTAGGTTTTGGCCTCGCTGATCATTCGCATGGCACTGGCAGAGGCATTTAGTTCCAAATGCGGTGTCTTAGCTTTGGATGAGCCTACCACAAATTTGGATGAAGATAACATTGCCAGTTTAAGCGATACCATTTTGGAGTAAGACATTAATAGTGACAATTGTATTATTTTCGTAACACTACgactcgtttattttttattttatttttttaccaagGCTGTCGAACGCAATCACACGCCAGAAGCGAAAATTCCAACTCATTGTTATTACGCATGATGAGAAATTTTTGGAACGAATGTCTCGCGATAAAAGGATGGAAAGATTTTATCGAGTGGATCGCAATCGATTGTAAGTCCTGTGGATTTCAAGTTTCATGCATATTGTATTAAAATCTAAACTTTGCTTAGTAATATGTCGGAAATAAGGCAGTTTGACGTCATGGGTGGATCGCAATCAACAAACATAGCGAAGAAAATGCTGAAATAGTCGGAGAAAATCCTTTGAGTCAATGTTGTGTTAACATTGATGACCTTGTTTATCTTTTCCATCTACGTTGAAACCAAAAAACTTGTTACGGTCGGTGTTCTTCAAACTAATTAAACAAGTTTTATTGTGGCCTTTTGATGGTTTGATTTCATCACTTGAAACGAAGTTGACTTGCACTGGCAAAAATTTTTACCCACACTTCCGTAGATTCACATCAAAAGGAAACGTCATTCATCTACTAACTATATTCTTCTCTTTCAACCTATTCGTCCACCACCCGTTTGAGTCACATATGAAAACTCAAATACTTGTCAAGCGAAAACGAGtggttttttttacatcaCACCGATACTTTCTCTTTGTTCGACCATAAAAGTATGTTATTTGGActgccaagaaaaaaaaacagtgccATGTCTCGGGGAAATGGAGAAAACCCAGCTGGAGGCATTTTTCTCTGTAGTTCGTACTGTATACAGGTACGAGTAGGTTCGACTTAAGGCCACAGTCACGATTCCACCTGCGTTTGCGATAGAACTCgcgagttttttcttctaaacaAGAATAGAAAGATACACAACAAAATGACGATTCACCAAACAGTGATCATAGCTCTTTCGCTTTTCATTTTACAAGCCAATTTTGTGTTGCCTAGTCCCACTTCCACACATCTGGTaagtaaaaaaggaaaacctgTTGCTGTTCAGCCACGGCTTGACCGATTTAATTTCATTGTATTTGGGTCGTTGTTTAGGTGAAGCGCCAAACTCTACAGAGAGATTCTACATTATTCTTAGACTCTATTGGTGACTTGGTGATTGGGGTTATCAACACCGGTATTTcttattcaaaaaattttattagaCGTGTAACGTGGTATTGAATTTCACGTTTTATTGCAGGCCTGCGGAGTGTTGCGGCCTTGATTACATCCGGAAACGAAGCCACTCAAAAGATGGCCGTGGTAGCTATCATTTTATTATATGCGGTGCACTTTGTACACTCCCATCTTATATAACCATTCTCTTGGCCAAAATAAGGCAGTTGGATCTGCCGCTCTGCCGCCTTTACTGAATGTCACGAGAGCTTTTACACGCGTCCAACAATCTTCCACGCGGCTCTTCAACAACACGCAAGCTGTCCTGCCGGAGCCTGGAACATTGCGTGACGTGACaagagtattttaaaaaatcaaagagaTTCAATTCAAATCAGTCATCGACGTTTGTGAACtaaacgtttttgttttcttttgcagcGAATTGCCCAAGGAATTCAGCCGGCCATCGGACTGGTCGGACAGTCGGTGAATAGCACGTTCCGAGGTTCGTCCGGTCTTTTTGGTGGACGAGCGAATACAACTAGAGTCAACCCTAACGATATCGAGATTCCCGACGAATTTGCAGATTTCGAGAACAACTAAGTCTTTACTGTAATGCCTTTAAACAACTGTTTTAGAGTCACCGTGCATGATGACTACATTGTACTTGTGTGTTGCAAAAATCCGCTGGCgtgtttgttcgtttttttctgTGCTAAAAAGTCGAAAATACGGAATACTCTAAGTATTGTTGCCTTTGTttacgcattttttttttttttttcaaccacGTTCAACCATGACTCGTGGACGAATTTGGGAATTTCAGGTTTCACAATGCAAGCCTTCGGCGATTTATGCTGT
This sequence is a window from Daphnia magna isolate NIES linkage group LG7, ASM2063170v1.1, whole genome shotgun sequence. Protein-coding genes within it:
- the LOC116927456 gene encoding LOW QUALITY PROTEIN: DNA repair protein RAD50 (The sequence of the model RefSeq protein was modified relative to this genomic sequence to represent the inferred CDS: deleted 1 base in 1 codon), with translation MSRIDQLSIQGIRNFSSENAEVIRFEPPVTLILGKNGSGKTTIIESLKYATTGEMPAGTNRGQSFIHDPKLSTKKMSIGCVKLQFFDEHNNKFIVTRSMEARILKSKLDFKTIDGTISKVQSDGTLKSHKNKNNDLNTFVCNTLGVSKALLNNVLFCHQEDSNWPLDEAKKVKDKFDDIFNTTRYVKCQDEIRKQIIEVKAKMKDIEKMVDRYKMQKDQAEEFQNDQRRQTERKANLEAEMQQLQQNKAELEAKLKQLKDQYKEAERMKGEIQKKKTRMEELERNRHDLESDITRVIAASVEELELEIRRFQMTKGDREKELNILHRELQQVDQEGKANAAAQQEQLVQLGKLQSEEEQHNSRIKQRDTLLINLAHRYKWDKDSAPFPSNEPLNTVQVSRYKSLLKQTVEQEKQKESVLKQELDVEERNLLNSLNKLREGCVRLEQDIKTKESSLSSFQREVSEIEAKLGAMEENSRQVNLLERQQVDAQALVDRAKRELNEAELIRDIDRAKSEKMIQEAELDHLRSQLKKVMSQRDIRVKLDMHQKDLSGKKTQERRLMSRETVEDAIKILVGDNGNKDNLLSYYNGRLNSITTSLSKKQQSLTKLGQEGATCQANLKNFRNQLEAKQNELAAYQQKLKDAGSSGAAELESDISRLALEIQDLDDQRGLVHGSEKMYHHFIDKMEKQRAHSDCPLCHREFDDSDEAQMLKDEMKNRVEAMPAKKADLDRKIVEKKNKHGQLLQLRPVAQSVAKLTEVEIPRLQTGLQDLESRSNTIQAELRDLEESIEFLKNEEDIGKKAHPDIIQLDALKNDIKKLQSQVDSIQAQLGLSGSEGDLTVEEVQEQVEKAEATYRSTTQSIESMNERYNEHQSKLTQLQKNVNGLMERKLQLNNNLQQRGNLLERKGTLETDIEQALFDIEEWKQKLEPMVAKQLAAQAAHSDAQKRRSALTEQARSKIEELLNQLRGLASLDKEIEKWGADGKVAQLRHSQQEVDRLKTEKLALEQRKKEIQEKIKKLELALSNCENEERNLRNNLKLIVNTTDREVVKQELEDFNSKLETFKLPQLIKEIQRLEGQLESCKIKLGELGGTFQEIQKSIRELEVKLQREEFATAEERYLDQVKDYEVHQAISEDLGNFYNALESALMKFHKERMSVINRMVREMWHSTYKGKDIDYVEIRAEESAGTSGNTRRQYNYRVVMVKNGVEMDMRGRCSAGQKVLASLIIRMALAEAFSSKCGVLALDEPTTNLDEDNIASLSDTILELSNAITRQKRKFQLIVITHDEKFLERMSRDKRMERFYRVDRNRFNMSEIRQFDVMGGSQSTNIAKKMLK